One Nonomuraea angiospora DNA segment encodes these proteins:
- a CDS encoding MerR family transcriptional regulator → MRITEAAKRLGMSPRMLRYREALGLLPPVREQGAHRRFGPDELAAVAQGVELEKQFDVSPAELAFALRVLSEPTVAAAVRDLGIRIGRIQVPRRALDFEKEKALRLLRPSGR, encoded by the coding sequence ATGCGTATCACGGAGGCCGCGAAGCGGCTCGGCATGTCCCCTCGAATGCTCCGATATCGGGAGGCACTCGGGCTGCTGCCACCCGTGCGAGAGCAGGGGGCGCACCGGCGGTTCGGCCCCGACGAGCTGGCGGCGGTGGCGCAGGGGGTGGAGCTGGAGAAGCAGTTCGACGTCTCACCCGCGGAGCTGGCCTTCGCGCTGCGGGTGCTCAGCGAGCCCACGGTGGCGGCGGCCGTCCGCGACCTCGGGATCCGGATCGGGCGCATCCAGGTGCCGCGCCGGGCCCTCGACTTCGAGAAGGAGAAGGCGCTGCGTCTCCTGCGGCCCTCCGGACGCTGA
- a CDS encoding cation diffusion facilitator family transporter — protein sequence MSASGGTKAIIAALTANLAIAVSKFVAAFFTGSSSMLAEGIHSVADSGNQVLLLIGGKRAARASTKEHPFGYGRERYFYAFVVAVVLFTIGAAFSIYEGIHKLSAPEPVEAPIWAFAVLIFAIIAEGFSFRTAIKESNQVRGKQSWVSFVRRSKSPELPVILLEDLGALLGLIFALFGVTMAVVTGKGEWDGVGTLMIGVLLAVIAVVLAMETKSLLVGEGATPEMEAQIRSALEGSPEVARVIHMRTLHLGPEELLVAAKIAVEYNDTAAEVAKGIDEAERRIREAVPIARVIYLEPDLDRLRSTSAS from the coding sequence GTGAGCGCGAGCGGCGGTACAAAAGCGATCATTGCGGCCTTGACCGCGAACCTGGCAATCGCCGTGTCCAAATTCGTGGCCGCGTTCTTCACCGGATCGTCCTCGATGCTGGCGGAGGGCATCCACTCGGTCGCCGACTCGGGCAACCAGGTGCTGCTGCTGATCGGCGGCAAGCGGGCGGCCAGGGCCAGCACGAAGGAACATCCGTTCGGCTACGGCCGCGAACGTTACTTCTACGCCTTCGTGGTGGCCGTCGTGCTGTTCACGATCGGCGCGGCGTTCTCGATTTACGAGGGCATCCACAAGCTCTCCGCTCCGGAGCCGGTGGAGGCGCCGATCTGGGCGTTCGCCGTGCTGATCTTCGCGATCATCGCCGAGGGCTTCTCGTTCCGCACGGCCATCAAGGAGTCGAACCAGGTACGCGGCAAGCAGTCGTGGGTCTCGTTCGTCCGCCGCTCCAAGTCGCCCGAGCTGCCGGTCATCCTCCTGGAGGACCTGGGCGCGCTGCTCGGTCTGATCTTCGCGCTGTTCGGCGTGACGATGGCGGTCGTCACCGGCAAGGGCGAATGGGACGGCGTCGGCACCCTGATGATCGGCGTGCTGCTGGCCGTGATCGCGGTGGTGCTGGCCATGGAGACCAAGTCGCTGCTGGTCGGCGAGGGCGCCACCCCCGAGATGGAGGCCCAGATCCGCTCCGCGCTGGAGGGCTCGCCCGAGGTGGCCAGGGTCATCCACATGCGCACGCTGCACCTGGGCCCCGAGGAGCTGCTGGTGGCGGCCAAGATCGCGGTCGAGTACAACGACACGGCGGCCGAGGTCGCCAAGGGCATCGACGAGGCCGAGCGCCGCATCCGCGAGGCCGTGCCGATCGCCCGCGTGATCTACCTGGAGCCCGACCTGGACCGCCTCCGCAGCACCTCCGCCTCCTAG
- a CDS encoding alpha/beta hydrolase, whose protein sequence is MGLNSIGLLVTFSVLAVAAMATTVWLWPRLSAARWQAVLGRVGALVVCQAFTLAALGLAVNQYFAFYSSWSDLLGTDTATAPITVSSSGLQVLSTRPVPGGRIEQVILPGPSTHLSEEAYVFLPTAYLKHTTERFPAILALTGYPGDPRNLMTRLDLPGRMAKAIAQHQVNPTVLVMMRPSVVLPRDTECVDVPNGPQVQSYFANDVKHDMSTHYRVAESRDSWGILGGSTGGYCALKIVMSHPDQFAAAVSQSGYFKTIVDGTTGDLFQGDKSVEQRNDLMWRLANLPAPPVNVLVTSSRKGESDYQATMRFLSAVKPPMRASSLILPTGGHNFNTWNRELPQALPWLAQQLVKPT, encoded by the coding sequence ATGGGACTGAACTCAATCGGGCTGCTGGTCACCTTCTCGGTGCTGGCGGTGGCGGCGATGGCGACGACGGTGTGGCTGTGGCCGCGGCTGAGCGCGGCGCGCTGGCAGGCCGTGCTGGGCCGGGTGGGCGCGCTGGTCGTCTGCCAGGCGTTCACGCTGGCCGCCCTGGGCCTGGCGGTGAACCAGTACTTCGCCTTCTACAGCTCCTGGAGCGATCTCCTGGGCACCGACACGGCGACGGCGCCGATCACGGTCTCCAGCTCGGGGCTGCAGGTGCTGAGCACCCGCCCGGTGCCGGGCGGGCGGATCGAGCAGGTGATCCTGCCGGGGCCGTCCACGCACCTGAGCGAGGAGGCGTACGTGTTCCTGCCCACGGCGTACCTGAAGCACACCACGGAGCGCTTCCCCGCGATCCTCGCGCTCACCGGCTATCCGGGTGACCCGCGCAACCTCATGACCCGGCTCGACCTGCCGGGCCGGATGGCCAAGGCGATCGCCCAGCACCAGGTCAATCCCACGGTCCTGGTCATGATGCGGCCCAGCGTGGTGCTGCCGCGCGACACCGAGTGCGTGGACGTGCCGAACGGGCCGCAGGTCCAGTCGTACTTCGCGAACGACGTCAAACATGACATGTCCACTCACTACCGGGTGGCGGAGAGCCGGGACTCGTGGGGCATCCTGGGCGGCTCGACCGGCGGCTACTGCGCACTCAAGATCGTCATGAGCCATCCCGACCAGTTCGCGGCGGCGGTCTCGCAGTCGGGCTACTTCAAGACGATCGTCGACGGCACCACCGGCGACCTGTTCCAGGGGGACAAGTCGGTCGAACAGCGCAACGATCTGATGTGGCGGCTGGCCAACCTGCCCGCGCCCCCCGTGAACGTGCTCGTCACCAGCAGCAGGAAGGGGGAGAGCGACTATCAGGCGACCATGAGGTTCCTGAGCGCGGTGAAGCCGCCGATGCGGGCGTCCTCGCTGATCCTGCCCACCGGCGGGCACAACTTCAACACCTGGAACCGCGAACTCCCGCAGGCCCTCCCGTGGCTGGCCCAGCAACTCGTCAAGCCCACCTGA
- a CDS encoding phosphatidylglycerol lysyltransferase domain-containing protein — translation MKRSWIPAVAAYASLVIGLLDLSKAVFPRFEHSRMGLWTDFLPGIVTTVARATSLVVGIVLIMLAHALRRGKVRAWRAVVVVLPVSAAVSFVHLRPATAVISLALLGLLVWGRGEFSALPDPRSRWRALGNLLVLGVLDVGLGYLIISARPRMIVGHPGVLDRLEHVLLGLIGIEGPVTFAVERVSDLVYFSLVALGTLTAVSTLYLALRPERPAAELTEDDERRLRALLAQHGERDSLGYFALRRDKSVLFSPSGKAAIAYRVVSGVMLASGDPIGDREAWPAAIKVFMNEARLHAWVPAVIGCGETGGEVWTREAKLSALEIGDEAIVEVADFTLEGRAMRNVRQMVNRTERNGYKCQVRRIADLTGQEREDIQHAAESWRGTETERGYSMALGRFGDPADSQCLVSTAHKDGELKAVLHFVPWGPRGISLDLMRRDRGADPGLNEFLIVKTLQAAPALDITQVSLNFAMFRAVLARGERLGAGPVLRAWRALLIFLSHWFQIESLYRFNAKFRPIWEPRFVVYPNARDLPRIGVSALQAEAFITLGRPRWPRLRLPRLRPAQLTS, via the coding sequence GTGAAGCGTTCCTGGATTCCCGCCGTCGCCGCCTACGCGTCGCTGGTGATCGGCCTGCTCGACCTCAGCAAGGCGGTGTTCCCCCGTTTCGAGCACAGCCGCATGGGCCTGTGGACCGACTTCCTGCCCGGCATCGTCACGACCGTCGCCAGAGCCACCTCCCTGGTCGTCGGCATCGTGCTGATCATGCTCGCGCACGCGCTGCGCCGCGGGAAGGTGCGGGCCTGGCGCGCGGTCGTGGTGGTGCTCCCGGTGAGCGCCGCCGTGAGCTTCGTCCACCTGCGTCCGGCCACGGCCGTGATCAGCCTGGCCCTGCTGGGCCTGCTCGTGTGGGGAAGGGGCGAGTTCTCCGCGCTGCCCGATCCGCGCTCGCGCTGGCGCGCCCTGGGCAACCTGCTCGTCCTCGGCGTCCTCGACGTGGGCCTCGGCTACCTGATCATCAGCGCCCGCCCCCGCATGATCGTGGGTCATCCTGGCGTGCTCGACCGCCTCGAACACGTCCTGCTCGGCCTGATCGGGATCGAGGGCCCGGTCACGTTCGCCGTCGAGCGGGTCTCCGACCTGGTCTACTTCTCCCTGGTCGCGCTCGGCACGCTCACCGCGGTCTCCACGCTCTACCTGGCGCTGCGCCCCGAACGCCCGGCCGCGGAGCTCACCGAGGACGACGAGCGGCGCCTGCGCGCCCTGCTCGCCCAGCACGGCGAACGCGACTCGCTCGGCTACTTCGCGCTGCGGCGGGACAAGAGCGTGCTGTTCTCCCCGTCGGGGAAGGCGGCCATCGCCTATCGCGTCGTGTCCGGGGTCATGCTGGCCAGCGGCGACCCCATCGGCGACCGCGAGGCCTGGCCGGCCGCGATCAAGGTGTTCATGAACGAGGCCAGGCTGCACGCCTGGGTGCCCGCCGTCATCGGCTGCGGCGAGACCGGCGGCGAGGTGTGGACGCGCGAGGCCAAGCTGTCCGCGCTGGAGATCGGCGACGAGGCCATCGTCGAGGTCGCCGACTTCACGCTGGAGGGCCGCGCCATGCGCAACGTCCGCCAGATGGTCAACAGGACCGAGCGGAACGGCTACAAGTGCCAGGTGCGCCGCATCGCCGACCTGACCGGCCAGGAGCGCGAAGACATCCAGCACGCGGCCGAATCCTGGCGCGGCACCGAGACCGAGCGCGGCTACTCCATGGCGCTGGGCCGCTTCGGCGACCCGGCCGACTCCCAGTGCCTGGTGTCCACCGCCCACAAGGACGGCGAGCTCAAGGCCGTGCTGCACTTCGTGCCGTGGGGACCGCGCGGCATCTCGCTCGACCTGATGCGGCGCGACCGCGGCGCCGATCCGGGGCTCAACGAGTTCCTGATCGTCAAGACGCTCCAGGCCGCGCCGGCCCTGGACATCACGCAGGTCTCACTGAACTTCGCCATGTTCCGCGCGGTCCTGGCCCGCGGGGAGCGCCTCGGGGCCGGGCCGGTGCTGCGGGCGTGGCGGGCGTTGCTGATCTTTTTGTCGCACTGGTTCCAGATCGAGTCGCTCTACCGGTTCAACGCCAAGTTCCGGCCGATCTGGGAGCCTCGCTTCGTCGTCTATCCGAACGCCCGCGACCTGCCCCGCATCGGGGTCTCGGCGTTGCAGGCCGAGGCGTTCATCACCCTTGGCCGTCCTCGCTGGCCCCGGCTCCGACTCCCGCGCCTGCGTCCGGCCCAGCTCACGTCGTGA